CCTTGTATTTCAAATTAAAATCAGATATGTTTGTTGACTTTGCAAGGGCCCAGAGTAAGTTCTTCAACTGCCTACCAGCATGTGTTTTGCACCAGTTTGCATAAAAATGACGACAACAATATCTGTGTCCAGCTTTCGACCATGTATCCGCAACAGCGCCAACCAACCCCTACATACATACAAAAGCAAATAATTATTAACATAGTAACTTGCAAAGTAAATAGAAGAAATTGACACTAAAACACAATGACATACCTTTTGTCTATCACTTATCAATGTCCAGCCTTCACCTTCAGCAGTCCCTAGGTCATGCCTCAATAAGTTCAAGAACCAAGTCCAAGTGTCTGTGTTCTCAACTAATACAACAACCCAAGCGACTGGGAACATTTGGTTATTCCCATCCCTGCCAATTGCTATTAGCAACTCTTCTTTAACCAATCCTTTCAAAAAGCAACCATCTATCCCTAACACTGGTCTGCATCCATTAAGAACACCCTCCTTACAACTcttaaaacaacaataaaaggATTTAAATGTTGGTGGATCATCTTCATTCTGCCTGTCAGTAAGCAAACTCACTGTGGTCCCAGGGTTAGATACCACAAGCTCCTCAACATAATCCCTTAGTTTACCATACTCCTTCAAACAATTCCCTGCCAAATCTGCTAATATACTCTTTTTAACCCTTTTGCATTGAGTCAAGTTCACATCTAACTCcaaaattctctccataaaaggCTTCAAGTATCTAATCTTAATGTCTGGATGGGCTGCAACTGTGTCATAAAACTTCGACACTAAATACTTAGTGGTCAGCCTCTTCAAACCCCTTTTAGGATCACAAGAGTGTTCATGAACATAAGTCTTAATTTGAAAACCACCAACTTCTTTGTTAAATGATGCAAATATATGCCATGGACAGTCCTTAGCACCCACATTTAGCTCTACACCTATTAGGTTCATTCTTAGTGTACCGTATGTCATGCCTAGTCATGATAGCATAATTGTTCAAAGCATCTTTAAATTCTGCATTGCGATCAAACAACATACTCAGCTCAAAAGTAGGGATACCTTCATCCTTTTTGAATTTTGGAAATTTGCTCTTCTTTCTAATTGCATCATCTCTCAAGTCTTCGTCTTCATCAGTGCTATCTCTATAGCTACCAGGATCGGAAGACTCTAAGTACTCACTGTTAGGACCATCTGACTCACTATCAGCATCTGAAACATCCATTTCACCATCCCCAACATTAACTTCAACACTGCCACCATCACTTTCAGACTCATTTTCACCTACACCATTATCATCATTATCACTTTCCTGCAGTAGAGCCACAGATTTCCAACCTCTACCATAGTTTTTCACTTTCTCTCTCGCTGCAATAACTTCTTCATCATCCTCCGAAGAATTATCTTCAAGGAGGAATTCTTCCTCTTGTTCATTGTCGTCACTGCTACACCCACTAGATGCTCCCTGTAACAATAACAGTAGAGTGGTCAAAACAGCTCAATATCATGTGCAAACTTAAACCAAAATCAGGCTAACCTCATCAATTGAAATACGTCTTCTCACTGCTCTGCTTTTTCGATTGACCATTTCAATGGAATAAACAACAATATAGACAGATGAAAACTGAAAGAAACACAGGAACGAAATTGAACCCAACATC
This genomic window from Tripterygium wilfordii isolate XIE 37 chromosome 9, ASM1340144v1, whole genome shotgun sequence contains:
- the LOC120005493 gene encoding uncharacterized protein LOC120005493 — protein: MMLGFNVWVLILEFMVRDFDLFSSVYIVVYSIEMVNRKSRAVRRRISIDEGASSGCSSDDNEQEEEFLLEDNSSEDDEEVIAAREKVKNYGRGWKSVALLQESDNDDNGVGENESESDGGSVEVNVGDGEMDVSDADSESDGPNSEYLESSDPGSYRDSTDEDEDLRDDAIRKKSKFPKFKKDEGMTYGTLRMNLIGVELNVGAKDCPWHIFASFNKEVGGFQIKTYVHEHSCDPKRGLKRLTTKYLVSKFYDTVAAHPDIKIRYLKPFMERILELDVNLTQCKRVKKSILADLAGNCLKEYGKLRDYVEELVVSNPGTTVSLLTDRQNEDDPPTFKSFYCCFKSCKEGVLNGCRPVLGIDGCFLKGLVKEELLIAIGRDGNNQMFPVAWVVVLVENTDTWTWFLNLLRHDLGTAEGEGWTLISDRQKGLVGAVADTWSKAGHRYCCRHFYANWCKTHAGRQLKNLLWALAKSTNISDFNLKYKELEKVHPAAAKDLMLVDPKYWCKAFFSPFSKCDSCDNNLCEAFNGTIVEARSKSIISMLEDIRRAVMRRIRDKRVGVASWKNDFGPLIKKKLQNNVKESHMWVAEWNGGGSYEVKCGRSQYVVRLREGVCSCGAWELSGIPCLHAIRAIHDNGERSEDYINL